One genomic segment of Candidatus Bathyarchaeota archaeon includes these proteins:
- a CDS encoding dihydrodipicolinate reductase translates to MRVGLFGFGRAGKAVATVLLQSEEVYLCWVIRKSKGLQHRSVSEFLGIKKDEMLQCDGQGLIFPKDEWTPQRLFDVHPVDVIIDFSSSNAILAYGEEAAKRGIAIVTAISAYPPETIAYLKKLACQTKILWSPNITIGINFLMLAGKILKNIAPYTDIELIEEHFKNKKEVSGTAIKISETLALPPADIKSVRVGGVVGRHEIIFGFPFQTVRLIHESIQREAFGNGALFAAKNLVDKKKGLYSMENLLIPYFNLE, encoded by the coding sequence ATGAGGGTTGGATTATTTGGCTTTGGCAGAGCAGGTAAAGCAGTTGCAACTGTTCTGCTGCAAAGTGAAGAAGTGTATCTTTGCTGGGTTATAAGAAAATCAAAAGGTCTACAGCATCGTTCAGTTTCAGAATTCCTAGGCATTAAAAAAGATGAAATGCTACAATGTGATGGACAAGGATTAATTTTTCCTAAAGACGAATGGACGCCCCAGCGGCTATTTGATGTACATCCCGTGGATGTTATAATCGATTTCTCCTCTTCAAACGCTATCTTAGCTTACGGTGAGGAAGCCGCTAAAAGAGGCATAGCCATCGTCACAGCAATATCGGCGTATCCCCCTGAAACCATTGCGTATCTAAAAAAATTGGCGTGTCAAACAAAAATCCTTTGGTCACCCAACATAACCATAGGCATCAACTTTTTGATGCTGGCAGGTAAAATCCTCAAAAACATTGCACCCTACACTGACATTGAGCTTATTGAAGAGCATTTCAAAAACAAAAAAGAGGTTTCAGGAACCGCCATAAAAATTTCAGAAACCCTTGCTTTGCCACCTGCTGACATCAAATCCGTAAGGGTAGGAGGAGTTGTGGGTCGCCACGAAATCATCTTTGGTTTTCCCTTCCAGACTGTGCGTTTAATTCATGAATCTATCCAGCGAGAAGCATTTGGTAACGGTGCATTGTTTGCTGCTAAGAATCTTGTCGATAAAAAGAAGGGTTTGTACTCCATGGAGAATCTGCTTATACCCTATTTCAACTTGGAATAG
- a CDS encoding citrate synthase (catalyzes the formation of citrate from acetyl-CoA and oxaloacetate) produces the protein MIDNPDRAVIRGLKDVAAAETRISYVDFNGALYYLGYNIDDLVGKVTYAEVAYLLLHKELPNRQELNNFTTELVSNMILPSAVVDSIKASPKNCHPMDILRTEVSHLGEFDSDGQNLSDTVNMKRAMRLIAQVPVIVATIYRSRQGLETPEPEKEFSFTKNYLYLIRGEVPEESETNVLHRYMTLHIDHGFNASTFAARVTASTNSDMYSAVTSAIGTLKGPIHGGASEKVMEMLDDVNLQEEVDEYISGLLADQKKIMGFGHRIYRAQDPRTKHLRGMVEDLCHRQRTLGLYNKCVQIENIVYNRKKIYPNVDFYAAVTMDALGVSKEFFTPFFASSRITGWVSHIIEQYEDAVLLRPDAKYAGQFNREFIPIENR, from the coding sequence ATGATTGATAATCCAGACCGAGCAGTTATTCGTGGACTTAAAGATGTTGCCGCAGCAGAAACACGCATTAGTTACGTGGATTTCAACGGTGCACTTTACTATTTAGGCTACAACATTGATGATCTTGTTGGGAAAGTAACTTACGCAGAAGTGGCCTACTTGCTTTTGCACAAGGAACTACCCAACCGCCAAGAATTAAACAATTTCACAACTGAACTCGTTTCAAACATGATTCTCCCAAGCGCCGTTGTTGACAGTATAAAAGCCAGCCCAAAAAACTGTCACCCAATGGATATTTTACGTACTGAAGTTTCACATCTTGGCGAATTTGACTCTGACGGACAAAACCTCTCTGACACAGTCAACATGAAACGTGCAATGCGCCTAATCGCTCAAGTACCGGTTATAGTTGCCACAATTTACAGAAGCCGCCAAGGGCTTGAAACTCCTGAACCTGAAAAAGAGTTCAGCTTCACCAAAAACTATCTCTACCTCATCAGAGGCGAAGTCCCCGAAGAAAGCGAAACCAACGTTCTACACCGTTACATGACCCTACACATTGACCACGGCTTTAACGCTTCAACTTTTGCAGCTCGAGTAACCGCCAGCACAAACTCAGACATGTACTCTGCAGTAACCTCAGCTATTGGAACACTAAAAGGACCAATTCATGGAGGAGCAAGCGAGAAAGTCATGGAAATGCTAGATGATGTTAACCTCCAAGAAGAAGTAGACGAATATATTAGCGGCTTGTTGGCTGACCAGAAAAAGATTATGGGTTTTGGTCACCGAATATATCGTGCTCAAGACCCAAGAACCAAGCATTTACGGGGCATGGTTGAAGACCTATGTCATCGTCAACGCACACTGGGCTTGTATAATAAATGTGTACAAATCGAAAACATAGTATATAACCGCAAAAAAATCTATCCCAACGTAGACTTCTATGCAGCCGTAACCATGGACGCGTTGGGAGTATCTAAAGAGTTCTTCACACCTTTTTTTGCTTCCAGCAGAATTACTGGCTGGGTATCTCACATTATTGAGCAATATGAGGATGCGGTTCTGCTACGTCCAGATGCCAAGTATGCGGGTCAATTTAACCGAGAATTTATCCCAATCGAAAACCGCTAA
- a CDS encoding nitroreductase family protein has protein sequence MELQECITKRRSIRAFTEEAVPKELIDTVLEAGIWAPTGMHREPWRFVVIENKKLIKYVSDETKQLVQKYMPPLATQFSTDLDVVCYNAPVLIMICTEKDPQWKDVNLLDCVLASQNMFLKAHELGLGTCYMGFVNLINSKPEILRKLGISENYDMMVPFVLGYPKNPLGTGKRKKPVILNWEK, from the coding sequence ATGGAACTTCAAGAATGCATTACAAAAAGAAGAAGCATAAGAGCCTTCACCGAAGAAGCTGTGCCAAAAGAGCTAATTGATACAGTTTTGGAAGCGGGCATTTGGGCTCCTACAGGCATGCACCGTGAACCTTGGCGGTTTGTAGTTATCGAAAACAAGAAATTAATCAAGTACGTTTCCGATGAAACAAAACAACTTGTCCAAAAATACATGCCACCCTTAGCCACGCAGTTCTCCACAGACCTTGACGTAGTGTGCTACAACGCGCCAGTCCTCATAATGATTTGCACAGAAAAAGACCCCCAATGGAAAGACGTAAACCTTCTCGACTGTGTTTTAGCATCACAAAACATGTTCCTAAAAGCGCATGAACTGGGCTTAGGAACCTGCTACATGGGCTTTGTAAACCTAATCAACAGCAAACCCGAAATCCTACGCAAACTTGGGATTTCAGAAAACTATGACATGATGGTGCCGTTTGTGCTGGGTTATCCTAAGAATCCTTTGGGCACAGGAAAAAGAAAAAAGCCTGTAATTTTAAACTGGGAAAAATAA
- a CDS encoding transcription factor S has protein sequence MEFCPTCGCFLSPKRTRDGTVLSCYKCGYIKQAADKKDELKVTKVFQPKVQETLTVITEEDQKISTMQTIKMKCEKCGNNEVYVWQVQTRGGDEASTQFMRCTKCGHTFREYA, from the coding sequence ATGGAATTTTGTCCAACCTGCGGTTGTTTTCTTTCGCCCAAAAGAACCCGAGATGGCACAGTTTTGTCCTGCTATAAGTGCGGCTACATCAAACAGGCTGCAGACAAAAAGGATGAACTAAAAGTAACAAAGGTTTTCCAGCCTAAAGTGCAAGAAACCCTCACAGTCATTACAGAAGAAGACCAGAAAATCAGCACCATGCAAACAATCAAAATGAAATGCGAAAAATGCGGAAACAACGAAGTCTACGTGTGGCAAGTGCAAACCCGCGGAGGAGATGAAGCATCCACGCAGTTTATGCGTTGCACCAAGTGTGGTCACACTTTTAGGGAATACGCCTAA
- a CDS encoding class I SAM-dependent methyltransferase: MSTPNEWQTVQHALSYLSRADKLPHRTEGEAVLLQQIPTGAKRILDLGTGDGRLLALVKTACPTVEGVALDFSEPMLTEAKKRFAQDTKITYFNHDMSNPLPSGKLGCFDMVVSSLAIHHLTHQRKKQLYQEIFDLLNPKGTFCNLEHVSSPTQNIHLQFLQAIAIKPEDEDPSNKLLDMQTQLEWLKQIGFEDVDCHWKWMEVALLCGVKP, from the coding sequence ATGAGCACCCCCAATGAATGGCAAACTGTACAACACGCCCTGTCCTACCTGTCAAGAGCCGATAAGCTCCCTCACCGAACAGAAGGCGAAGCAGTACTACTTCAACAAATCCCAACAGGTGCTAAGCGGATTCTGGATTTAGGCACAGGTGATGGGCGACTCCTTGCTCTGGTGAAAACTGCGTGTCCAACTGTTGAAGGGGTAGCGCTTGATTTTTCTGAACCCATGTTAACCGAGGCAAAGAAAAGATTTGCTCAGGACACGAAAATCACATACTTCAATCATGATATGTCCAATCCCCTTCCAAGCGGGAAACTTGGCTGCTTTGACATGGTGGTTTCCAGCCTTGCAATTCACCATTTAACACACCAAAGAAAAAAGCAGCTTTATCAGGAAATATTCGACCTGCTGAACCCCAAAGGAACCTTCTGCAATCTAGAACATGTATCCTCACCAACACAAAACATTCATTTACAGTTCCTGCAAGCCATAGCCATTAAACCTGAAGATGAAGACCCCTCAAACAAACTGCTGGACATGCAAACACAACTTGAATGGCTAAAGCAAATAGGATTTGAAGATGTGGATTGCCACTGGAAATGGATGGAAGTAGCTCTGCTTTGCGGCGTTAAACCCTAA
- a CDS encoding thioredoxin family protein: MIQIDSQKQLDEQLKENPKVLALFYASWCHYCRNFLATTDKTLNDYGFEHIIHVNIDDFDNPMWVTYNVEAVPTLIYFENGKISKRLDAESGTGLTEQRCRNWLQKIQNS, encoded by the coding sequence TTGATTCAGATAGATTCTCAGAAACAATTGGATGAACAATTAAAGGAAAATCCAAAGGTTCTGGCGCTTTTCTACGCTTCATGGTGCCACTACTGCAGAAACTTTCTTGCAACCACAGACAAAACCCTTAACGACTACGGCTTTGAGCACATAATCCACGTTAACATTGACGATTTCGATAATCCTATGTGGGTGACCTACAATGTTGAAGCCGTGCCAACCCTGATTTACTTTGAAAACGGAAAAATCAGCAAACGACTCGACGCGGAGTCAGGCACAGGCTTAACCGAGCAACGCTGTAGGAACTGGCTGCAAAAAATCCAAAACTCTTAG
- a CDS encoding HisA/HisF-related TIM barrel protein gives MKIIPVIDILNGVAVHAVRGNRKEYQPLKSVLCKTADPLEVACVFRSLGFRELYVADLDAILHQTANYPLFSEIVQKTGLKLMVDAGVTTLDAAQKLLNCGVSKIIVGTETLTHKDFVSEIIWEVGRNNVVVSLDMKNGAILGLNEKQDPQALLSDFEGMGISEFIVLDLTRVGSNEGVDTVFLKKIIEQTRSSVYVGGGIRTIEDLVELENLGASGVLLATALHEGKISVADLKFERLL, from the coding sequence TTGAAAATCATTCCCGTTATTGACATACTAAACGGCGTTGCAGTTCATGCAGTACGTGGAAACCGTAAAGAGTACCAGCCGCTCAAAAGTGTCTTGTGCAAAACCGCAGACCCCTTAGAGGTTGCTTGTGTGTTCAGGAGCTTAGGCTTTAGGGAGCTATACGTTGCAGATTTAGACGCTATTTTACATCAAACTGCAAATTACCCGCTTTTTAGCGAGATTGTACAGAAAACAGGACTCAAGCTGATGGTTGATGCAGGAGTTACCACTTTGGATGCCGCCCAGAAACTGCTGAATTGTGGTGTCTCCAAAATTATAGTTGGAACTGAAACCCTGACCCATAAAGACTTTGTTTCTGAAATAATTTGGGAAGTGGGACGTAATAATGTGGTAGTGAGTTTAGACATGAAAAACGGGGCAATTTTGGGTTTAAACGAAAAACAAGACCCACAGGCGTTGCTTTCGGATTTTGAGGGCATGGGCATCAGTGAATTTATTGTGCTTGATTTGACGCGGGTAGGCAGCAACGAAGGTGTCGATACTGTTTTCCTAAAAAAAATCATTGAACAAACACGTTCCAGCGTTTATGTCGGCGGCGGCATAAGAACCATAGAGGATTTGGTTGAACTGGAAAATTTGGGTGCCAGCGGGGTTTTGTTGGCTACAGCTTTGCATGAAGGAAAAATCTCAGTTGCCGACTTGAAATTTGAGCGGTTACTTTAA
- a CDS encoding M20/M25/M40 family metallo-hydrolase: protein MAIKLLKETEKEITTLLSNLIKINTTNPPGNEIAAAKFIAQTLQEDGIQCEIIESAPTRGSLITRLAGSGQKPNLLLLSHIDVVAANPAEWSVPPFEGKVKDGYVWGRGAYDMKGMTAIELMTLKLLKRNNVPLKGDVMLAATADEECGGEAGAGYLLRNFREKVWAPYVINEGGGLAVPTKKGNVFPVQTAEKGILWFKIKAKGVPGHGSMPNMADNAVLRMNKVISILSSYRAKIEFVPTLKQYLEVIAKFNEQLSEPFAKMQANPEESEAVLDELEAQGEMLAHEIKPRIKMTLAPTIVHGGVKANIIPSECEAVFDCRVLPGQSVDETLALFKSLLVDVGLDKLSFEILQMHDGSESSLQTPLYDAIVSVLKDLEPNCGVTPMMMTGGTDSRYFREAGSVCYGFHPMIPDEPQDKLEKRMHGIDERITVDNLVFGTSVLYEVVKRFMT from the coding sequence TTGGCAATAAAACTACTTAAAGAAACTGAAAAAGAAATCACCACACTCCTAAGCAATCTAATCAAAATAAACACAACAAACCCGCCAGGGAACGAAATTGCAGCTGCAAAATTCATAGCCCAAACCTTGCAAGAAGATGGCATACAATGCGAAATTATTGAATCTGCCCCAACACGAGGCAGCCTAATCACAAGGCTCGCTGGTTCAGGACAAAAACCCAATCTACTTCTACTATCTCACATCGATGTGGTAGCTGCTAATCCTGCTGAGTGGAGTGTTCCCCCATTTGAAGGCAAAGTCAAAGACGGCTACGTTTGGGGACGCGGCGCCTACGACATGAAAGGCATGACCGCAATCGAGCTTATGACACTTAAACTTTTAAAACGTAACAATGTGCCCCTCAAAGGAGATGTTATGCTGGCTGCAACCGCGGATGAGGAATGCGGCGGAGAAGCAGGTGCAGGGTATTTGCTGCGTAATTTCCGCGAGAAAGTCTGGGCGCCATATGTTATTAATGAGGGTGGCGGCTTGGCGGTTCCTACAAAAAAGGGTAATGTGTTTCCTGTGCAAACTGCTGAAAAGGGAATTTTATGGTTCAAAATCAAAGCCAAAGGGGTTCCCGGTCACGGTTCCATGCCCAACATGGCTGACAATGCTGTATTGCGCATGAATAAGGTGATTTCAATTTTAAGCAGTTATCGTGCTAAAATTGAATTTGTGCCAACCCTTAAGCAGTACCTTGAGGTAATCGCTAAATTCAATGAGCAATTATCCGAGCCCTTCGCTAAAATGCAGGCAAATCCTGAAGAAAGCGAAGCTGTGCTTGATGAGTTAGAAGCTCAAGGCGAAATGTTGGCGCATGAAATTAAGCCTAGAATCAAAATGACTCTTGCACCAACAATCGTTCATGGCGGAGTGAAAGCAAACATTATTCCTTCAGAGTGCGAAGCCGTTTTTGACTGTCGCGTTTTGCCTGGTCAGAGCGTAGATGAGACTTTGGCGCTGTTTAAGAGTTTGCTGGTTGATGTCGGTTTGGATAAGTTGTCTTTTGAGATTCTTCAGATGCATGACGGTTCTGAATCATCCCTGCAAACACCACTCTATGACGCCATAGTTTCTGTGCTAAAAGATTTGGAGCCAAACTGTGGAGTTACGCCGATGATGATGACAGGCGGTACGGATTCTAGATATTTCAGGGAAGCTGGTAGCGTATGTTACGGTTTTCACCCTATGATTCCTGATGAGCCTCAAGATAAACTGGAAAAACGTATGCACGGCATTGATGAGCGCATAACCGTCGATAACCTTGTCTTTGGAACCAGTGTGCTCTATGAGGTCGTAAAGAGGTTCATGACCTAA
- a CDS encoding Lrp/AsnC family transcriptional regulator yields the protein MKGLKPIDYKLLFELMKDSHRSDRQLARAIGVSQPTVTRRRALLEKNYIEGYTVIPKLGQIGFEMAAFNFIKSKAKLTTNKDKEEAQKKLKEWYLKQPNVIMVSEGTGMGWDAMVISLHENFSSYSEFIRTQNAELADWVVESQTFNVDLKTGIVLKSFHLKYLASLKAGKN from the coding sequence ATGAAGGGTTTAAAACCAATAGATTATAAGTTGCTATTTGAATTGATGAAAGATTCGCATAGAAGCGATAGGCAACTTGCAAGAGCAATCGGTGTATCACAGCCAACCGTAACTCGGCGCCGTGCACTGCTAGAAAAGAACTACATTGAAGGCTACACCGTCATACCCAAACTAGGACAAATCGGTTTTGAAATGGCGGCATTCAACTTCATAAAAAGCAAAGCCAAACTGACAACAAACAAAGACAAAGAAGAAGCCCAAAAGAAACTAAAAGAATGGTACCTAAAGCAACCAAACGTTATCATGGTTTCTGAAGGAACAGGTATGGGCTGGGACGCGATGGTTATATCGCTACACGAGAACTTTTCAAGTTACTCAGAATTCATCCGAACCCAAAATGCCGAATTAGCTGATTGGGTAGTTGAAAGCCAAACCTTTAATGTTGACCTTAAAACTGGAATTGTTCTAAAATCATTCCACCTAAAATATTTGGCATCATTAAAAGCAGGTAAAAACTAA
- a CDS encoding mRNA surveillance protein pelota, producing MKIIEKNLRQGFLKVVPDTQDDLWHLYNVIYKGDEVYAYTSRAIKSDTECSRPKSAERVSAFMGVTVESVSWDKFLGKLRVHGLICHAPEIIPTGAHHTISIALNQPVTIVKKEWSKHLLDRLQRASEAEKPLLILSIDDEGFAVAETKQYGVEIKVEERIKLPGKNDADKRVEATKGYFKRVQTSLNQLWQQTHSPIVIVGVGYVKTDFASYLSEEAREIGKSVVDIKSVNNGGPAGIYEALRSGVLLKAANQLRIVEETQVVEEAMKRLGKSEGTVVYGFEAVENAVMMGAVERLIVTDITLRDAPDETRLKLETLMHDVEKRNAAISVVSSEHEAGVKLLGLGGLVALLRFPIYSGT from the coding sequence GTGAAAATAATTGAAAAAAACCTGCGGCAAGGCTTCCTAAAAGTGGTCCCAGACACACAAGACGACCTATGGCACCTATACAACGTAATTTACAAGGGTGATGAGGTTTACGCTTACACCTCCAGAGCCATAAAATCCGACACCGAATGCTCAAGACCAAAAAGCGCTGAACGAGTTTCTGCTTTTATGGGGGTAACGGTGGAGTCGGTGAGTTGGGATAAGTTTCTTGGGAAACTGCGGGTTCACGGCTTGATTTGTCATGCTCCAGAAATTATTCCAACAGGCGCACATCATACGATTAGCATTGCGCTTAATCAGCCTGTTACCATCGTGAAAAAAGAGTGGTCAAAACATTTGCTGGATAGGTTGCAGAGAGCCAGCGAAGCCGAAAAACCTCTGCTTATTCTTAGTATTGATGATGAGGGTTTTGCGGTTGCGGAAACTAAGCAGTATGGCGTGGAAATAAAAGTTGAAGAACGCATCAAACTTCCAGGGAAAAACGATGCTGATAAACGTGTTGAAGCCACAAAGGGCTATTTCAAACGCGTTCAAACCAGCCTAAATCAGCTTTGGCAGCAAACCCACAGCCCAATCGTGATTGTCGGCGTCGGCTACGTAAAGACTGACTTTGCCAGTTACCTATCCGAAGAAGCCCGAGAAATAGGCAAATCTGTTGTTGACATCAAAAGCGTCAATAATGGCGGACCCGCGGGGATTTATGAGGCTCTTCGTTCAGGCGTGCTTTTGAAGGCTGCGAATCAGCTTCGGATTGTAGAGGAAACCCAAGTTGTTGAGGAAGCCATGAAGCGCCTTGGTAAGAGTGAGGGTACGGTTGTGTATGGGTTTGAGGCTGTGGAGAACGCGGTTATGATGGGTGCGGTTGAACGTTTAATTGTTACTGATATTACCTTACGGGATGCTCCTGATGAGACACGGCTGAAACTTGAGACGCTTATGCATGATGTGGAGAAGCGTAATGCGGCTATTTCTGTGGTTAGTAGTGAGCATGAGGCTGGGGTGAAGCTTTTGGGTCTTGGGGGTCTTGTTGCATTGTTGAGGTTTCCTATTTATAGTGGAACCTGA
- a CDS encoding metallophosphoesterase, with translation MSSEQSVLKKNTSSFSAQKIVGVISDTHVPSRARGLPKQVFEIFEKADYIIHAGDIVELAVVDELEQLAPVLAVYGNMDGPSVSGALPKMSSLKVFGWKIGVMHDPSTAFGMNKMREIAKQNSFDVFVYGHTHVANIKWENKMLYINPGSPTDSPSFAKPSVALLRVSEGSIEPEIVHFEH, from the coding sequence ATGAGTAGTGAACAATCAGTCCTCAAAAAAAACACATCAAGCTTTAGCGCCCAAAAAATAGTAGGAGTAATCTCAGACACCCATGTACCATCAAGAGCAAGAGGACTACCCAAACAAGTTTTTGAAATATTTGAAAAAGCAGACTACATAATCCACGCTGGCGACATAGTAGAGCTTGCAGTGGTCGATGAACTGGAGCAGTTAGCGCCTGTTTTGGCTGTTTATGGAAACATGGATGGTCCAAGCGTTAGTGGCGCGTTGCCTAAGATGAGTTCGCTTAAGGTGTTTGGCTGGAAAATTGGGGTTATGCATGACCCCAGCACCGCGTTTGGAATGAACAAGATGCGGGAAATTGCCAAGCAGAACAGCTTTGACGTTTTTGTGTATGGGCACACGCATGTTGCCAATATTAAATGGGAAAACAAAATGCTATACATTAATCCGGGGAGCCCAACGGATTCGCCTTCTTTTGCTAAGCCATCGGTTGCTTTGCTTAGGGTTTCTGAGGGCAGTATTGAACCGGAAATAGTTCATTTTGAACATTAA
- a CDS encoding C1 family peptidase, translating into MIVLVCFNVQVSPKQPPNQPLNTEDTAQVKTHKITPSELAQLKISIGTYEPGKNYSQIISGYGTGLSPPTEQQWSDIAQNAYIVDKTAGASPASVDWSTSPYFPPIGNQGQQASCVGWATGYYVKTFQEAKEHGWAVSSAKMEGGIPGYPTPEYQDKIMSPAFIYNLVNNGVDGGSNFQTAIQLVCSIGECSWASMPYNQEDFLTWPSEAAWAEAPLNRGSGGYQYINLNTDAGLGNVKDLLASGNLAIIAMDAYKLRNSTASLLTSNDVLTLDNYVNPVVNHAATIVGYDDGVAYLEGGVTHYGAFKIANTWGIGVWEKVPDGCYWISYEAMKQRVSLGSACMFYCDNVNYQPSLLAKFQINHARSACAISVGLGNPSAPIALKSFNEFIMGGSLPIGDNNVVLDISEFKSYMPNFYNQQFFLDIYESGTAGSVSFFSVANTVSAAVPMQTVLGKHIYLSTYYSTAMPTLTVSPTYGAASCPVTLFGVNFASNAQLMLSYLNPLTDVWEPIGTITTLTNDFTYPLNVADLLQVNPAGDNPEFSVNIAFRVQYVSNGLTCITTTPFSQMHRGLTCVSNYTASGLIGGNTVFVSNVTAQAGQSISVSGKWFHPGPVSFFWDNAASIGTAVADSSGSFVGTALIPSAPTGVTHNITVADSNARLTFTITLTPTPQPTETKQNENSNSGGGGGGGGKAKTTSTPTPTSTSTPTQTPTIIEDDPMGSPESVPKFPEHSLLPIIVFLFAMAVTVFLGVKISRRHSSLF; encoded by the coding sequence TTGATTGTTCTTGTATGCTTTAATGTTCAAGTTTCACCTAAACAACCCCCAAACCAGCCCCTCAACACGGAGGACACAGCGCAAGTTAAAACTCACAAGATTACCCCAAGCGAGCTTGCGCAGCTAAAAATCAGCATCGGCACATACGAACCGGGCAAAAACTACAGCCAAATCATCAGCGGATACGGCACGGGACTGAGCCCACCCACAGAGCAGCAATGGAGCGACATCGCCCAAAACGCCTACATCGTGGACAAAACAGCGGGAGCATCACCTGCAAGCGTGGACTGGTCAACCTCCCCATATTTCCCGCCTATTGGAAACCAAGGCCAACAAGCATCCTGCGTGGGCTGGGCAACGGGCTACTACGTTAAAACTTTCCAAGAAGCCAAAGAGCACGGATGGGCAGTTTCATCGGCGAAAATGGAAGGCGGCATACCTGGATATCCAACCCCTGAGTATCAGGATAAAATTATGTCTCCTGCATTCATTTATAACCTCGTTAATAATGGTGTAGACGGCGGCTCTAATTTCCAAACCGCCATTCAACTGGTCTGCTCAATTGGCGAGTGCTCATGGGCTAGTATGCCGTATAATCAGGAAGACTTTCTAACTTGGCCTTCTGAAGCAGCTTGGGCGGAGGCACCATTGAACCGTGGAAGCGGCGGCTACCAATACATAAACCTCAACACAGACGCGGGCTTAGGCAACGTTAAAGATTTGCTTGCCTCAGGCAACCTTGCCATCATCGCTATGGACGCTTACAAGCTGCGAAACAGCACTGCTTCTCTGTTGACCAGCAATGACGTTTTAACCCTTGACAATTACGTTAACCCCGTCGTTAATCACGCAGCCACCATAGTTGGATATGATGATGGTGTAGCGTATCTTGAGGGTGGAGTAACTCATTATGGCGCGTTTAAAATTGCGAACACGTGGGGGATAGGCGTCTGGGAAAAAGTTCCAGACGGATGCTACTGGATTTCCTACGAGGCAATGAAGCAAAGAGTAAGCCTTGGCAGCGCATGTATGTTCTACTGTGATAATGTGAACTACCAGCCTAGTTTGCTGGCTAAATTCCAGATTAACCATGCAAGAAGCGCCTGCGCAATCTCTGTCGGCTTAGGCAACCCTTCCGCGCCTATCGCCTTAAAAAGTTTCAACGAGTTCATCATGGGCGGCTCTTTGCCTATCGGAGACAATAATGTGGTTTTGGACATATCAGAGTTCAAAAGTTACATGCCAAACTTTTACAATCAGCAATTCTTTTTGGATATTTACGAATCGGGGACTGCTGGGTCAGTGTCATTTTTCTCGGTTGCAAACACTGTGTCTGCGGCTGTGCCAATGCAAACAGTTCTGGGTAAGCACATTTACCTGTCAACGTATTACTCCACTGCGATGCCGACGCTGACAGTTTCCCCAACATATGGAGCAGCATCCTGCCCCGTTACTCTTTTTGGGGTAAATTTTGCGTCTAACGCGCAGTTGATGCTGTCGTATCTTAATCCCCTCACAGACGTGTGGGAGCCAATAGGAACGATAACAACATTAACAAATGATTTCACCTACCCTTTAAATGTGGCAGACCTATTGCAGGTTAACCCCGCAGGCGACAACCCCGAGTTTTCAGTTAACATTGCTTTTCGAGTGCAGTACGTCAGCAACGGTTTAACCTGCATAACCACCACGCCTTTCAGCCAGATGCATAGAGGATTAACATGCGTAAGCAACTACACTGCATCAGGGCTTATTGGGGGCAACACGGTTTTTGTCTCTAACGTCACTGCACAAGCAGGACAAAGCATCAGCGTTTCTGGCAAATGGTTCCATCCGGGACCTGTGTCTTTTTTTTGGGATAACGCAGCTTCTATCGGCACCGCCGTAGCAGATAGCTCAGGAAGCTTTGTGGGAACTGCGCTTATTCCTTCAGCCCCCACCGGAGTCACCCATAATATTACTGTGGCAGATTCAAACGCACGTTTAACCTTCACAATAACCCTCACACCAACACCTCAACCCACAGAAACCAAGCAAAACGAAAACTCCAACAGTGGCGGAGGAGGTGGAGGGGGCGGAAAAGCAAAAACAACATCAACTCCGACCCCAACCTCAACTTCAACTCCAACACAAACGCCCACTATCATAGAGGACGACCCAATGGGTTCTCCCGAATCTGTTCCCAAGTTTCCAGAGCACAGCTTATTGCCAATAATTGTTTTCCTTTTTGCTATGGCGGTAACTGTGTTTTTAGGCGTTAAAATTAGTCGGCGTCACAGCTCACTCTTTTAG